The Terriglobia bacterium genome has a window encoding:
- a CDS encoding type II toxin-antitoxin system HicA family toxin, with the protein MPPRIRSLTARQVLGALRSFGFEVASVRGSHAKLRRSTPAGETQVLTVPLHRVLSRGTVHAIFRQACRFVPEDELRTHFFTE; encoded by the coding sequence ATGCCCCCGCGGATTAGGTCGCTCACCGCCCGCCAGGTCCTCGGCGCGCTGCGATCGTTCGGCTTCGAGGTCGCATCGGTGCGTGGCAGCCACGCCAAGCTCCGCCGGAGCACTCCGGCCGGCGAGACTCAGGTTCTGACGGTGCCGCTCCACAGGGTCCTGTCCCGTGGAACCGTGCACGCGATCTTCCGGCAAGCGTGCCGGTTCGTCCCGGAGGACGAACTCCGGACGCACTTCTTCACGGAGTGA
- a CDS encoding OmpA family protein produces MGVHPNHEDGVSRGIISAGFGQRHAAGDRGNFRWEIRADRSVTDAGFGGSSLTIYDALVGWSWGFGGAPKDTDGDGVIDRKDKCPNTPRGAVVDARGCPLDSDGDGVFDGLDKCPDTPKGVQVDSAGCPLDSDGDGVPDYLDKCPSTPKGARVDRTGCPLDSDGDGVPDYLDKCPDTPRSVKVDRTGCPLDSDGDGVPDNVDKCPDTPRGVQVDASGCPLPPPPTHTTQPIFEEGKRSLVLEGVNFEYNSAKLTAASEAVLDKVAASLVDWKEVNVEVDGHTDGRGGDAYNLKLSQARAEAVRDFLVSKGVAASRLAAKGFGKTRPIADNKTDAGRAKNRRVELTRTN; encoded by the coding sequence ATGGGGGTTCACCCCAACCACGAGGACGGCGTGAGCCGCGGGATCATCTCGGCGGGCTTCGGGCAGCGCCATGCGGCGGGCGACCGGGGGAACTTCCGCTGGGAGATCCGGGCGGATCGCAGCGTCACCGACGCCGGGTTCGGCGGCAGCTCCCTGACGATCTACGACGCCCTGGTCGGATGGTCGTGGGGCTTCGGCGGGGCGCCCAAGGACACCGACGGCGACGGGGTCATCGACCGCAAGGACAAGTGCCCGAATACCCCGAGGGGCGCCGTCGTGGACGCGAGAGGGTGCCCGCTGGACAGCGACGGCGACGGCGTGTTCGACGGGCTGGACAAGTGCCCCGACACGCCGAAGGGAGTCCAGGTGGATTCGGCCGGGTGCCCTCTCGACAGCGACGGCGACGGCGTGCCGGACTACCTCGACAAGTGCCCGAGCACCCCGAAGGGGGCGAGGGTCGACCGTACCGGGTGCCCTCTCGACAGCGACGGCGACGGCGTTCCGGACTACCTCGACAAGTGCCCCGACACGCCGAGAAGCGTGAAGGTCGACCGGACCGGCTGCCCTCTCGACAGCGACGGCGACGGCGTGCCGGACAACGTCGACAAGTGCCCCGATACCCCGAGAGGCGTGCAGGTCGACGCGAGCGGCTGTCCGCTTCCGCCGCCGCCGACCCACACCACCCAGCCGATCTTCGAGGAAGGCAAGCGGAGCCTGGTGCTCGAGGGGGTCAACTTCGAGTACAACAGCGCGAAGCTGACCGCGGCGTCCGAAGCGGTGCTCGACAAGGTCGCCGCGTCCCTCGTGGACTGGAAGGAAGTGAACGTCGAGGTGGACGGGCACACCGACGGCCGCGGGGGCGACGCGTACAACCTGAAGCTGTCGCAAGCGCGCGCAGAGGCCGTCCGCGACTTCCTGGTCTCGAAGGGCGTTGCCGCGTCCCGGCTCGCGGCCAAGGGCTTCGGCAAGACCCGGCCGATCGCGGACAACAAGACCGACGCTGGCCGCGCGAAGAACCGCCGCGTCGAGCTGACGAGGACCAACTGA
- the tkt gene encoding transketolase: MHAAPDPELARDAVDTLKFLAVDAVEKAKSGHPGMPMGAADVAFVLWGRFLRYDPTAPDWQDRDRFVLSAGHGCMLLYGLLHLAGYDLPMTEIQAFRQWGSRTPGHPEFGHTVGVEATTGPLGQGIGNAVGMALAARMLAARFNADDFKPVNHRVFVLASDGDMMEGISGEASSLAGHLMLSHLVVLYDDNRITIEGKTDLAFSEDVGRRYEAYGWHVVRVDGHDHEAIALALDGALAEDARPSLIVCRTHIAHGAPTKQDSASSHGSPLGPDEAAGAKEKARWPVSPPFLVPESVRSFWKARAAEGAALRTAWEARFAEWRSSHPEGAALWDALAGRRVPPDLTAKLLETAPAGAAATREHSSAVLQRAADLMPALVGGSGDLAPSTLTIIKGAKSVAPGEYGGRNLHFGIREHGMGAILNGIAYDGRFRPYGSTFLVFSDYMRPSIRIAALARLPVVYVFTHDSIFVGEDGPTHQPIEHAAALRLIPNLRLIRPADGYETALAWGMALERTEGPTALLLSRQKLPPIVRDAAGDLADPRRGAYLVGRSDRPDAVIAATGSELHLAVGARELLSKEGKRVDVVSVPCLDLFLEQDPAFRARLFPKDVPVATVEAGRTDPWRVLAGPDGLTLGIDRYGASAPYPILAEKFGFTAESVAARVLDWLR, encoded by the coding sequence ATGCACGCCGCTCCTGATCCCGAGCTCGCCCGCGACGCCGTGGACACGCTCAAGTTCCTGGCGGTGGACGCCGTCGAGAAGGCGAAATCGGGGCATCCTGGAATGCCGATGGGGGCCGCGGATGTGGCCTTCGTGCTCTGGGGCCGCTTCCTCAGGTACGACCCCACGGCCCCCGACTGGCAGGACCGCGACCGCTTCGTGCTGTCCGCGGGGCACGGGTGCATGTTGCTCTACGGGCTCCTCCACCTCGCCGGCTACGACCTTCCGATGACCGAGATCCAGGCCTTCCGGCAATGGGGAAGCCGCACGCCGGGGCACCCCGAGTTCGGCCACACCGTCGGGGTCGAGGCGACGACCGGTCCCCTCGGTCAGGGGATCGGGAACGCGGTGGGGATGGCGCTGGCGGCGCGGATGCTCGCGGCGCGGTTCAACGCCGACGACTTCAAGCCGGTGAACCATCGAGTCTTCGTCCTCGCGAGCGACGGGGACATGATGGAGGGAATCTCTGGGGAGGCCTCGTCGCTCGCGGGCCACCTCATGCTCTCCCATCTCGTGGTCCTCTACGACGACAACCGGATCACGATCGAGGGCAAGACCGACCTCGCGTTCTCCGAGGACGTCGGCCGCCGCTACGAGGCGTACGGCTGGCACGTGGTGCGCGTGGACGGCCACGACCACGAGGCGATAGCGCTGGCTCTCGATGGCGCACTCGCGGAGGACGCGCGCCCCTCCCTGATCGTCTGCAGGACCCACATCGCGCATGGCGCCCCCACGAAGCAGGACTCCGCGTCGTCCCATGGGTCGCCCCTCGGCCCCGACGAGGCGGCCGGCGCGAAGGAGAAGGCGCGCTGGCCCGTCTCGCCGCCGTTCCTCGTGCCGGAATCGGTTCGCTCCTTCTGGAAGGCGCGCGCCGCCGAGGGGGCCGCGCTGCGCACCGCGTGGGAGGCGCGGTTCGCCGAGTGGCGCTCGAGCCATCCCGAAGGGGCCGCGCTGTGGGACGCGCTCGCCGGCCGCCGCGTTCCCCCCGATCTCACCGCCAAGCTGCTCGAGACGGCGCCGGCGGGAGCCGCGGCGACCCGCGAGCACTCCTCCGCGGTGCTCCAGAGAGCGGCGGATCTCATGCCCGCCCTGGTCGGGGGATCGGGCGATCTCGCTCCGTCCACACTGACGATCATCAAGGGCGCCAAGTCGGTGGCGCCCGGCGAGTACGGCGGAAGGAACCTCCACTTCGGGATCCGTGAGCACGGCATGGGCGCGATCCTCAACGGGATCGCCTATGACGGGAGGTTCCGGCCGTACGGCTCGACGTTCCTGGTGTTCTCGGATTACATGCGCCCGTCGATCCGTATCGCCGCATTGGCCAGGCTGCCGGTCGTGTACGTGTTCACGCACGACTCGATCTTCGTCGGGGAGGATGGTCCCACTCACCAGCCGATCGAGCACGCCGCCGCGCTGCGGCTGATCCCGAACCTGCGGCTGATCCGGCCCGCGGACGGCTACGAGACGGCACTGGCGTGGGGGATGGCGCTGGAGCGGACCGAAGGGCCGACCGCGCTCCTGCTGAGCCGCCAGAAGCTCCCGCCGATCGTGCGCGATGCCGCGGGAGACCTCGCAGACCCCAGGAGGGGGGCGTACCTCGTCGGCCGCAGCGACCGCCCGGACGCAGTGATCGCGGCGACCGGCTCCGAGCTCCACCTCGCGGTCGGCGCGCGCGAGCTTCTGTCCAAGGAGGGGAAGAGAGTCGACGTGGTCTCGGTTCCCTGTCTCGATCTGTTCCTGGAGCAGGATCCGGCCTTCCGCGCTCGGCTCTTCCCGAAGGACGTGCCGGTCGCGACCGTCGAAGCCGGCCGCACGGACCCGTGGAGGGTGCTGGCGGGACCGGACGGCCTGACCCTGGGGATCGACCGGTACGGCGCCTCGGCACCCTACCCGATCCTGGCGGAGAAGTTCGGGTTCACCGCGGAAAGCGTCGCGGCTCGGGTGCTCGACTGGCTGAGGTGA
- the glk gene encoding glucokinase yields the protein MILAGDVGGTKTILGLFSRRGRRLVASRQGTFPSATNPSLEAIVEAFLAEGSERVTACAIGVAGPVIGERTEVVNLSWSVDARKVARLLRLKKVHLLNDLEATAWGISALPKGGTLGLTTGLRPRPGNAALLAAGTGLGTAILFWDGRRHWPAASEGGHVGFAPRDEEEIELLRYFLRRHGRLSLDRLVSGPGLRGICDFLLESGRGAASPVIAAALAAGDPSAAIAAAGLRGEDATAERALDWLVSLYGSAAGDLALVAGAVGGVWVGGGIAPKILPRLRSGAFLRSFRSKGRLSHFLERIPVRVILEPRTGLLGAAVRAAQGVPGSLLASSMGRPR from the coding sequence GTGATCCTCGCTGGCGACGTCGGCGGAACCAAGACGATCCTCGGACTTTTCTCCCGCCGGGGGCGCCGGCTCGTCGCGTCCCGCCAAGGGACGTTTCCCAGCGCCACCAACCCGTCCCTCGAGGCGATCGTCGAGGCGTTCCTGGCCGAGGGCAGCGAGCGGGTGACCGCCTGCGCGATCGGCGTCGCGGGTCCCGTGATCGGGGAACGGACCGAAGTGGTGAACCTGAGCTGGTCCGTGGATGCGCGGAAGGTCGCCCGGCTGCTCCGCCTGAAAAAGGTCCACCTCCTCAACGATCTCGAGGCGACCGCCTGGGGTATCTCCGCCTTGCCGAAGGGAGGAACCCTCGGCCTCACGACTGGGTTGCGTCCGCGTCCAGGGAACGCAGCGCTCCTCGCGGCCGGGACCGGCCTCGGCACCGCGATCCTGTTCTGGGATGGGCGTCGCCACTGGCCGGCGGCGAGCGAGGGGGGCCACGTGGGTTTCGCGCCGAGGGACGAGGAAGAGATCGAGCTGCTGCGATACTTCCTGCGGCGCCATGGCCGCCTCAGCCTGGACCGGCTCGTCTCCGGTCCCGGCCTCAGGGGGATCTGCGACTTTCTCCTGGAGTCCGGCCGCGGGGCGGCCTCGCCCGTCATCGCCGCCGCGCTGGCGGCCGGCGATCCGAGCGCCGCGATCGCGGCGGCCGGCCTTCGAGGCGAGGACGCGACCGCCGAGCGCGCCCTCGATTGGCTCGTATCGCTCTACGGCTCGGCCGCCGGCGACCTGGCCCTCGTCGCCGGGGCGGTCGGGGGCGTCTGGGTCGGAGGGGGGATCGCCCCCAAGATCCTTCCGAGGCTACGATCGGGGGCCTTCCTTCGTTCCTTCCGGTCCAAGGGAAGGCTATCCCACTTCCTCGAGCGGATCCCGGTGCGCGTGATCCTGGAGCCGCGCACGGGTCTCCTGGGTGCGGCCGTGCGCGCCGCCCAGGGAGTCCCGGGATCGCTCCTGGCGTCCTCGATGGGACGCCCGAGGTGA
- a CDS encoding energy transducer TonB: MFDTMLETRRSGARARAVWPYPVAASMHFLVVGGIVATSLLMLQKVPDIDSPFWNQQIGVIIGPRSDPPLGEGGPGGRAPLVVPRRQAPVPHDIVQPREAPPQAPSPDRPEETMDEAVPGLDLHGIGGAGVGGPGWPWGVPNGRGDGLGSGGKGVGERVEPAPPSGPLDVTPDMVAPVLLRKVQPDYPAAARAARLPGFVLLQAVIGEDGNVEDVAVLRASSPLFTDAAKDAVRQWKYRAALQNGRPVRVYFSVRVEFQLK; encoded by the coding sequence ATGTTCGACACGATGCTCGAGACCCGGAGAAGCGGTGCCCGCGCGCGGGCGGTCTGGCCCTACCCCGTGGCAGCTTCGATGCATTTCCTGGTGGTCGGAGGGATCGTAGCGACGTCGCTCCTGATGCTCCAGAAGGTCCCCGACATCGACAGCCCCTTCTGGAACCAGCAGATCGGCGTGATCATCGGGCCCCGCTCCGATCCGCCGCTCGGGGAGGGAGGTCCCGGAGGCAGGGCGCCGTTGGTCGTCCCCCGGCGGCAAGCTCCCGTGCCCCACGACATCGTTCAGCCCCGGGAGGCGCCACCCCAGGCGCCATCGCCGGACCGGCCGGAGGAGACGATGGACGAGGCCGTGCCGGGTCTCGACCTGCACGGCATCGGCGGCGCCGGCGTCGGCGGACCCGGCTGGCCGTGGGGCGTCCCGAACGGCCGGGGCGACGGTCTGGGCTCCGGAGGAAAGGGCGTCGGCGAGCGCGTCGAGCCGGCTCCGCCGTCGGGGCCGCTCGACGTCACGCCCGACATGGTGGCACCGGTGCTCCTCCGCAAGGTGCAGCCCGATTACCCCGCGGCGGCGCGGGCGGCCCGGCTTCCGGGGTTCGTGCTGCTGCAGGCCGTGATCGGCGAGGACGGGAACGTCGAGGACGTGGCGGTGCTCAGGGCCTCGAGCCCGCTCTTCACCGACGCGGCGAAAGACGCGGTCCGGCAGTGGAAGTACCGGGCGGCGCTCCAGAACGGGAGGCCGGTCCGCGTGTACTTCAGCGTCCGTGTCGAATTCCAGCTGAAGTGA
- a CDS encoding transporter codes for MVRFYDLLATQPVVLLFTVVGLGYFLGNLKIGGFRLGIAAVLFVGLGFGAADPRFAIPEVIYVLGLIVFVYTVGLQSGPIFFNLFRRQWLKITSLALVSTVIAAALTVAAARALHVPAPVASGLFCGSLTNTPALAAAVEALRSSLAGAPLDETSRRLALDGPTVGYSIAYPLGVAGLIIVMQLSTRFARIDLKSERKRAVRSSGMGSEELLSREVRVTNPQIVGKTYGESLATEVTGMVFTRLKRGSSVDLVVPERVLNLGDVLVGVGSPEAVRKAELLIGPLVQEQVERLSPGIEYRDLLVLDRKVAGTAAARLSDAVGHPVIVSRIRRGGVQITPHPETVLEFGDQVRIVTDKDFLDRATEVVGNPMTDYSEADFLSFSFGMILGVLLGTVPIPLPGGQRVTLGFAGGPLVVALILGRLGRTGPIVWTMPPNANLTMRQLGILFFLAGVGTRAGGSFVHTFQSQGLVLLLVGASVTLVSSLLIVFLAYRVFGYDMISTFGMLSGIHTQPAALAFANAHTGSDHPNVSYAAVYPVALIAKIVLAQVLVLMAF; via the coding sequence ATGGTTCGATTCTACGACCTCCTCGCGACGCAGCCGGTGGTGCTCCTGTTCACCGTCGTCGGGCTCGGCTACTTCCTCGGCAACCTCAAGATCGGCGGGTTCAGGCTCGGGATCGCCGCAGTCCTCTTCGTCGGCCTCGGGTTCGGAGCCGCAGACCCGCGGTTCGCGATCCCGGAGGTGATCTACGTCCTCGGTCTGATCGTGTTCGTCTACACCGTCGGCCTCCAGTCCGGGCCGATATTCTTCAACCTCTTCCGGCGCCAGTGGCTGAAGATCACCTCCCTGGCCCTGGTCTCGACGGTGATCGCCGCCGCCTTGACCGTCGCCGCCGCCCGGGCGCTTCACGTGCCGGCGCCGGTCGCTTCCGGCCTGTTCTGCGGCAGCCTCACCAACACCCCGGCGCTCGCCGCCGCGGTCGAGGCGCTGAGGAGCAGCCTCGCCGGCGCACCCCTCGACGAGACGTCGAGGCGGCTGGCCCTGGACGGGCCGACCGTCGGGTACAGCATCGCCTACCCCCTCGGGGTCGCCGGGCTCATCATCGTCATGCAGCTCTCGACACGCTTCGCGAGGATCGACCTCAAGTCGGAGCGGAAGAGGGCGGTGCGCTCCAGCGGGATGGGCTCGGAGGAGCTCCTGAGCCGCGAGGTGCGGGTGACGAACCCGCAGATCGTGGGTAAGACCTACGGCGAATCGCTGGCGACGGAAGTCACCGGGATGGTGTTCACCCGCCTGAAGCGCGGCTCGAGCGTCGACCTGGTGGTCCCGGAACGCGTCCTGAACCTCGGGGACGTCCTCGTGGGCGTGGGATCACCGGAGGCGGTGCGCAAGGCGGAGCTCCTGATCGGCCCGCTGGTTCAGGAGCAGGTCGAACGACTGTCCCCGGGCATCGAGTACCGGGACCTCCTGGTGCTCGACCGGAAGGTCGCGGGAACGGCCGCGGCGAGGCTCTCCGACGCCGTCGGCCACCCGGTGATCGTCAGCCGGATCCGCCGCGGTGGGGTCCAGATCACGCCGCACCCCGAGACCGTTCTCGAGTTCGGCGACCAGGTCCGGATCGTGACCGACAAGGATTTCCTGGACCGGGCGACCGAGGTCGTCGGCAACCCGATGACGGACTACTCCGAGGCGGACTTCCTCTCGTTCAGCTTCGGCATGATTCTCGGTGTCCTCCTCGGCACCGTCCCGATCCCTCTTCCCGGCGGCCAGAGGGTCACGCTGGGCTTCGCCGGGGGACCGCTCGTGGTCGCGCTCATCCTGGGGCGGCTCGGGCGGACCGGGCCGATCGTCTGGACCATGCCGCCCAACGCGAACCTCACCATGCGCCAGCTGGGGATCCTGTTCTTCCTGGCCGGCGTCGGGACCCGGGCCGGCGGGAGCTTCGTGCACACGTTCCAGAGCCAGGGGCTCGTGCTCCTCCTCGTCGGCGCGTCGGTGACGCTGGTCTCGTCGCTGCTGATCGTGTTCCTCGCCTACCGGGTCTTCGGTTACGACATGATCTCGACGTTCGGGATGCTCTCGGGGATCCACACCCAGCCCGCCGCGCTGGCCTTCGCCAACGCGCACACGGGGTCCGACCACCCCAACGTCTCGTACGCCGCGGTCTACCCGGTCGCGTTGATCGCGAAGATCGTCCTGGCGCAGGTACTGGTCCTGATGGCGTTCTAG
- a CDS encoding endonuclease III: protein MNWVVRKLARRYETTRFKDANGPDPFRILIGCVLSLRTKDEVTYPATERLFARAKGPAAMLALPARTIARRIYPVGFYRRKAVQIRGISRRLLERHGGRVPDTIEELLELPGVGRKTANLVVTLGFGKPGICVDTHVHRISNRLGWVETRHPVETEEALREVLPRRHWIPINEILVRHGQRVCKPVSPLCSECPVSLDCPRVGVARHR from the coding sequence ATGAACTGGGTCGTGCGGAAGCTCGCGCGCCGGTACGAGACCACGCGTTTCAAGGACGCGAACGGCCCGGATCCGTTCCGGATCCTGATCGGGTGCGTCCTCTCGCTGCGCACGAAGGACGAGGTCACGTACCCCGCGACGGAGCGGCTCTTCGCCCGCGCGAAGGGCCCGGCGGCCATGCTCGCGCTCCCCGCCCGGACCATCGCGAGGCGGATCTATCCGGTCGGCTTCTACCGCAGGAAGGCCGTCCAGATCCGGGGGATCAGCCGGAGGCTGCTCGAGCGGCACGGCGGCCGCGTTCCCGACACGATCGAAGAGCTGCTCGAGCTGCCCGGGGTCGGACGGAAGACCGCGAACCTCGTGGTGACCCTCGGGTTCGGCAAGCCCGGGATCTGCGTCGACACCCACGTCCACCGGATCTCGAACCGGCTGGGGTGGGTCGAGACGAGGCACCCCGTCGAAACCGAGGAGGCGCTGCGCGAGGTGCTGCCCCGGCGGCACTGGATCCCGATCAACGAGATCCTGGTCCGGCACGGGCAGCGGGTCTGCAAGCCGGTCTCGCCGCTCTGCTCCGAGTGCCCGGTCTCCCTCGACTGCCCGAGGGTCGGCGTCGCCCGGCATCGGTAG
- a CDS encoding ATP-binding protein, with the protein MQDYEKLGVFYLGRVYDPAAGRRKDDLLLYDSRDLLTHAVCVGMTGSGKTGLGLALLEEAAIDGIPAIAIDPKGDLGNLLLTFPGLAPADFLPWIDAEEASRQGISPGDLASSTAERWRKGLADWGQAPARIARFRDAVDAAIYTPGSSAGIPLSVLRSLGPPPPPAALDEDAASERITATVSGLLSLVGVEADPIRSREHILVSNVLDRAWREGKDLGIGDLVRQIQSPPLERVGVVDLESFFPAKERQALAMAFNNLLASPRFASWMEGEPLDVGRLLYTPGGKPRLAVLSIAHLSDTERMFFVTLLLGEVIAWMRSRPGTTSLRAILYMDEVFGYFPPTANPPSKTPMLTLLKQARAYGLGVVLATQNPVDLDYKGLGNAGTWFLGRLQTERDKLRVLDGLEGASAASGRGFDRARIDRMLSGLGNRVFLMSDVHEDAPVLFESRFTLSYLAGPLSRAQIQTLMAPRKDSAAPVTAAAVTGGTAVSEVSRSLAPAAAALSGSERPLLLHDVPERFLAPRGEPVVYRPGLLGTAKVHYVDAKAGIDLWEDVAVVARLGGEVPPDPWEGAEASARRSLDVLEEPPSGASFASIPAEAAKPRSYAAWSKKLAESLYRGRSVELLRCPALTLVSSPGESEGDFRVRVAEADRARRDGDVDRLRKTYSPRLAALEERIRRSEERVRRERAQVQQQTVATAISVGATVLGALFGRKVLSAGTLGRATTAARGAGRVASERQDVARASESVEALRQRLLDLQSEFDGEVAALAAGGDRAAVEKVAVRPRKSDLIVEQVLLLWLP; encoded by the coding sequence ATGCAGGATTACGAGAAGCTCGGCGTCTTCTATCTCGGCCGCGTCTACGACCCCGCCGCGGGGCGGCGCAAGGACGATTTGCTCCTCTACGACTCGCGCGATCTCCTGACGCACGCGGTCTGCGTCGGCATGACCGGGAGCGGAAAGACCGGGCTCGGCCTGGCGCTGCTCGAGGAGGCGGCGATCGACGGAATCCCAGCCATCGCCATCGATCCGAAGGGGGACCTCGGCAACCTCCTCCTGACGTTCCCCGGCCTCGCCCCCGCCGACTTCCTGCCATGGATCGACGCGGAGGAAGCGTCGCGGCAGGGGATCTCCCCCGGAGATCTCGCGTCGAGCACCGCCGAGAGATGGCGGAAGGGGCTCGCGGACTGGGGCCAGGCCCCCGCGCGCATCGCGCGCTTCCGCGATGCCGTCGACGCGGCGATCTACACGCCCGGCTCCTCGGCGGGGATCCCGCTCTCGGTGCTCCGCTCGCTCGGCCCCCCGCCGCCTCCCGCGGCGCTCGACGAGGACGCGGCGAGCGAGCGGATCACGGCGACGGTGTCCGGGCTCCTCTCGCTGGTCGGCGTCGAGGCGGACCCGATCAGGAGCCGCGAGCACATCCTGGTCTCGAACGTCCTCGACCGTGCCTGGCGGGAGGGAAAGGACCTCGGGATCGGCGACCTGGTGCGGCAGATCCAGTCGCCGCCGCTCGAGCGCGTGGGCGTCGTGGATCTCGAGTCGTTCTTCCCTGCGAAGGAGCGCCAGGCGCTCGCGATGGCGTTCAACAACCTTCTGGCGTCCCCGCGGTTCGCGTCGTGGATGGAAGGGGAGCCGCTCGACGTCGGACGGCTGCTTTACACTCCCGGCGGGAAGCCTCGCCTCGCGGTCCTCTCCATCGCCCACCTCTCGGATACGGAGCGGATGTTCTTCGTCACGCTGCTCCTCGGCGAGGTGATCGCGTGGATGCGGTCCCGCCCGGGAACCACGTCGCTGCGCGCGATCCTCTACATGGACGAGGTGTTCGGGTACTTTCCTCCGACGGCGAACCCTCCGAGCAAGACCCCGATGCTCACGCTCTTGAAGCAGGCCCGCGCGTACGGCCTCGGGGTGGTGCTCGCCACACAGAACCCGGTCGATTTGGACTACAAGGGGCTCGGGAACGCCGGGACGTGGTTCCTGGGTCGGCTCCAGACCGAGCGGGACAAATTGCGAGTGCTCGACGGGCTCGAAGGAGCGTCCGCGGCGTCGGGGAGGGGATTCGACCGCGCACGGATCGACCGGATGCTCTCGGGCCTCGGCAACCGCGTATTCCTGATGAGCGACGTTCACGAGGACGCGCCGGTGCTGTTCGAGAGCCGATTCACGCTCTCGTACCTCGCCGGACCGCTGTCGAGGGCGCAGATCCAGACGCTGATGGCGCCCCGGAAGGACAGCGCCGCACCCGTCACTGCGGCGGCGGTCACCGGCGGTACCGCCGTCTCCGAGGTGTCCCGCTCGCTCGCGCCCGCGGCCGCGGCGCTCTCCGGCAGCGAGCGCCCGCTGCTTCTCCACGACGTGCCGGAGAGGTTCCTCGCGCCGCGTGGGGAGCCGGTCGTCTACCGACCGGGCCTCCTCGGCACGGCCAAGGTGCACTACGTGGACGCGAAGGCCGGGATCGACCTCTGGGAGGACGTGGCGGTGGTGGCGCGTCTCGGGGGCGAGGTCCCGCCCGACCCGTGGGAGGGCGCGGAGGCTTCGGCCCGACGATCTCTCGACGTGCTCGAGGAGCCGCCCTCGGGCGCTTCGTTCGCGTCGATCCCTGCCGAGGCGGCGAAGCCCAGGAGCTACGCCGCCTGGAGCAAGAAGCTCGCCGAGTCGCTCTACCGCGGTCGCTCGGTGGAACTCCTGCGCTGTCCGGCGCTCACGCTCGTGTCGAGTCCCGGCGAGAGCGAGGGGGACTTCCGCGTCCGCGTCGCGGAGGCGGACCGCGCGCGGAGGGACGGCGACGTCGATCGGCTGAGGAAGACCTACTCGCCGCGGCTCGCGGCGCTTGAGGAGCGGATCCGGCGGTCCGAGGAGCGGGTCAGGCGGGAGCGGGCGCAGGTCCAGCAGCAGACCGTCGCGACGGCGATCTCGGTGGGCGCCACCGTGCTGGGTGCCCTGTTCGGCAGAAAGGTCCTGAGCGCCGGAACCCTCGGTCGCGCGACCACCGCCGCCCGAGGCGCCGGCCGCGTCGCGAGCGAGAGGCAGGACGTCGCGCGGGCGAGCGAGAGCGTCGAGGCGCTCCGGCAGCGCCTCTTGGATCTCCAGTCCGAGTTCGACGGGGAGGTGGCGGCCCTCGCGGCGGGAGGCGACCGAGCGGCCGTCGAGAAGGTCGCCGTCCGTCCCAGGAAGTCCGACCTCATCGTCGAGCAGGTTCTGCTGTTGTGGCTGCCCTGA